The following proteins come from a genomic window of Halomarina ordinaria:
- a CDS encoding amidohydrolase family protein — translation MYQHEGEDVFVVDAHIHNWDASEENIIHEGGEQFIQCFYDYHTGFTPEEHQWDLAEYRKYGSDRLVKDLFRDGSVDMAIFQPTHLEEFYEEGFNTVDKNAELVEEHPERFIVNGRFDPRDGEEGLEELERQKEEYDITGVKVYTAEWKGDSKGWRLDSEEAFEYLEKCAELGIENVHPHKGPTIRPLNRDAFDVADVDDAATSFPELNFVVEHVGLPRLDDFCWIAAQEPNVYGGLAVAAPLAHARPRKFGEIIGELLFWLGEDRVLFGSDYAIWEPDWLVEAVMEAELTPEQREEFGVEFDLDVKKKVMGENAATLYDIDIPQKESDLRTDDISEEFGLADQYDRGPAPADD, via the coding sequence ATGTATCAGCACGAAGGGGAGGACGTCTTCGTCGTGGACGCTCACATCCACAACTGGGACGCCAGCGAGGAGAACATCATCCACGAGGGCGGCGAGCAGTTCATCCAGTGTTTCTACGACTACCACACCGGGTTCACGCCCGAGGAACACCAGTGGGACCTCGCCGAGTACCGGAAGTACGGGTCCGACCGACTGGTCAAAGACCTCTTTCGCGACGGGAGCGTCGACATGGCCATCTTCCAGCCCACCCACCTCGAGGAGTTCTACGAGGAGGGGTTCAACACCGTCGACAAGAACGCGGAACTCGTCGAGGAACACCCCGAGCGGTTCATCGTGAACGGGCGGTTCGACCCTCGCGACGGCGAGGAGGGCCTCGAGGAACTCGAACGCCAGAAGGAGGAGTACGACATCACGGGCGTGAAGGTGTACACCGCCGAGTGGAAGGGCGACTCGAAGGGGTGGCGCCTCGACAGCGAGGAGGCCTTCGAGTACCTGGAGAAGTGTGCGGAACTGGGTATCGAGAACGTCCACCCACACAAGGGACCGACCATCCGGCCGCTGAACCGCGACGCCTTCGACGTGGCGGACGTCGACGACGCGGCGACGTCGTTCCCGGAACTCAACTTCGTCGTCGAACACGTCGGCCTCCCGCGCCTCGACGACTTCTGCTGGATTGCCGCCCAGGAGCCGAACGTCTACGGCGGCCTGGCGGTGGCGGCACCGCTCGCGCACGCCCGACCGCGGAAGTTCGGCGAGATAATCGGCGAACTGCTGTTCTGGCTCGGCGAGGACCGCGTCCTCTTCGGCAGCGACTACGCCATCTGGGAACCCGACTGGCTCGTCGAGGCGGTGATGGAGGCGGAACTCACGCCCGAGCAGCGCGAGGAGTTCGGCGTCGAGTTCGACCTCGACGTGAAGAAGAAGGTGATGGGCGAGAACGCCGCCACCCTCTACGACATCGACATCCCCCAGAAGGAGAGCGACCTCCGGACCGACGACATCAGCGAGGAGTTCGGCCTCGCCGACCAGTACGACCGCGGGCCGGCGCCCGCCGACGACTGA
- a CDS encoding long-chain fatty acid--CoA ligase has translation MPGGTDMTLRPFLWRAERLYPDTEIVSRTAEGITRYDYREYGDRVRQLANALSALGVEEGDRVATFCWNHHRHFEVYFAAPSLGGQLHTINPLLPAEHIRYIVGNAEDKVLFVDPSLLQALEPAVQSPEFDGVEQYVVMAEEVPDTSLDPVVSYESFIEGHDTEYDWPDVSEDQRAGMCYTSGTTGNPKGVEYTQKMLWTHTMATQTPQGIPMADDDVVMPVVPMFHVNAWGMPFTATAGGAKHVYPGPSPDPSDLASLIEEEGVTITAGVPTVWLGLQEYCKENDVDLSSLDSVIVGGSAAPKSLIRWFDDRDVEVLHAWGMSEMSPIGSVSHLKGDLADADEETKVDKRAKQGLMAPGLEFRVIDDDGEEVPWNGEDFGELWVRGPWVTKEYFARPEANEEDFEDGWLKTGDVVTVDEDGYIKIVDRAKDVIKSGGEWISSVELENSIMAHDDVAEATVIGVPHEKWQERPIAFIVPTGDADEAAVEAEVMELLSEEYPKWWLPDDVVFIESVPKTATGKFSKKDLRDEYTDSSMFEGQAPDEAAPESE, from the coding sequence ATGCCAGGCGGCACTGACATGACCCTGCGACCGTTCCTCTGGCGCGCCGAACGTCTCTACCCCGACACGGAGATCGTCTCGCGCACGGCCGAGGGTATCACGCGCTACGACTACCGCGAGTACGGCGACCGGGTCCGTCAGCTCGCGAACGCCCTCTCGGCCCTCGGTGTCGAGGAGGGCGACCGCGTCGCGACGTTCTGCTGGAACCACCACCGCCACTTCGAGGTCTACTTCGCCGCGCCCTCGCTCGGCGGCCAACTCCACACCATCAACCCCCTGCTCCCGGCGGAGCACATCCGCTACATCGTCGGCAACGCGGAGGACAAGGTGCTGTTCGTCGACCCGTCGCTCCTCCAGGCGCTCGAACCCGCCGTCCAGTCGCCCGAGTTCGACGGCGTCGAGCAGTACGTGGTGATGGCCGAGGAGGTCCCCGACACCTCCCTCGACCCGGTCGTCTCCTACGAGTCGTTCATCGAGGGCCACGACACCGAGTACGACTGGCCCGACGTGAGCGAGGACCAGCGCGCCGGGATGTGTTACACCTCCGGCACCACGGGCAACCCGAAGGGCGTCGAGTACACCCAGAAGATGCTCTGGACGCACACGATGGCCACGCAGACGCCCCAGGGCATCCCGATGGCCGACGACGACGTCGTGATGCCGGTCGTCCCGATGTTCCACGTCAACGCGTGGGGGATGCCCTTCACCGCCACGGCGGGCGGCGCGAAACACGTCTACCCCGGTCCCTCGCCGGACCCGTCGGACCTCGCGTCGCTCATCGAGGAGGAGGGGGTGACCATCACGGCGGGCGTCCCGACGGTGTGGCTCGGCCTCCAGGAGTACTGCAAGGAGAACGACGTCGACCTCTCGTCGCTCGACTCGGTCATCGTCGGCGGGTCGGCCGCGCCGAAGTCGCTCATCCGCTGGTTCGACGACCGGGACGTGGAGGTGCTCCACGCCTGGGGGATGTCCGAGATGTCGCCCATCGGCTCCGTCTCGCACCTCAAGGGCGACCTCGCGGACGCCGACGAGGAGACGAAAGTCGACAAGCGCGCCAAACAGGGGCTGATGGCGCCCGGTCTCGAGTTCCGCGTCATCGACGACGACGGCGAGGAGGTGCCGTGGAACGGCGAGGACTTCGGCGAACTGTGGGTCCGCGGGCCGTGGGTGACCAAGGAGTACTTCGCCCGCCCCGAGGCCAACGAGGAGGACTTCGAGGACGGCTGGCTGAAGACCGGCGACGTCGTCACCGTCGACGAGGACGGCTACATCAAGATCGTCGACCGCGCGAAGGACGTCATCAAGTCGGGCGGCGAGTGGATATCGAGCGTCGAGCTGGAGAACTCCATCATGGCCCACGACGACGTCGCCGAGGCGACGGTCATCGGCGTCCCCCACGAGAAGTGGCAGGAGCGCCCCATCGCGTTCATCGTCCCGACGGGCGACGCGGACGAGGCGGCCGTCGAGGCGGAGGTCATGGAACTGTTGAGCGAGGAGTACCCGAAGTGGTGGCTCCCCGACGACGTGGTGTTCATCGAGTCGGTGCCGAAGACCGCCACCGGGAAGTTCTCGAAGAAGGACCTCCGTGACGAGTACACCGACTCCTCGATGTTCGAGGGGCAGGCCCCCGACGAGGCGGCCCCCGAGAGCGAGTAA
- a CDS encoding O-methyltransferase: protein MDDVVPERIERFARLVGPESDAVVEEMDAYAEATGFPTVGPAVGGWLRLLARLVDAERVFEFGSGFGYSAYWVAGALPESGEVVLTDRDADNLTRAREYLDRGGYLDRAVFEEGDAVEVVERYDGPFDLVLVDHEKHRYAEAFAAAREKVAPGGVVVADNAMTADPIDFEALSALLAGESVETNEATRGVHEYLRTVRSDPAFETALVPVGEGIAVSRRSGTDGP, encoded by the coding sequence ATGGACGACGTGGTACCCGAGCGTATCGAGCGGTTCGCCCGACTCGTCGGCCCCGAGAGCGACGCCGTCGTCGAGGAGATGGACGCGTACGCCGAGGCGACCGGCTTCCCGACGGTCGGTCCCGCCGTCGGCGGGTGGCTGCGCCTGCTCGCGCGGCTGGTCGACGCCGAGCGGGTCTTCGAGTTCGGCTCCGGCTTCGGCTACTCGGCCTACTGGGTCGCCGGGGCGCTCCCCGAATCGGGCGAGGTGGTCCTCACCGACCGTGACGCGGACAACCTGACGCGCGCCCGTGAGTACCTCGACCGCGGGGGCTACCTCGACCGCGCCGTCTTCGAGGAGGGCGACGCCGTCGAGGTGGTCGAGCGCTACGACGGGCCGTTCGACCTGGTGCTCGTCGACCACGAGAAGCATCGCTACGCCGAGGCGTTCGCGGCCGCCCGCGAGAAGGTCGCCCCCGGGGGCGTCGTCGTCGCGGACAACGCGATGACGGCCGACCCCATCGACTTCGAGGCGCTCTCGGCGCTGCTGGCCGGCGAGTCGGTCGAGACGAACGAGGCGACGCGAGGGGTCCACGAGTACCTCCGGACCGTGCGGTCGGACCCGGCGTTCGAGACGGCGCTCGTCCCCGTCGGCGAGGGCATCGCCGTGAGCCGTCGGAGCGGCACCGACGGTCCGTAG
- a CDS encoding uracil-xanthine permease family protein: protein MAEPEEESSLVEYGIEDRPPRSTSVVLGVQHYLTMVGANIAVPLILASLMGMPADVTAKFVGTFFVVSGVATLAQTTFGNRYPIVQGAPFSMLAPGIAIVTAAPVLSGFPDWQSKLLFLQGAIIVAALAEVAVGYLGIVGRLRSYISPVVVAPVVTLIGLSLFSAPQIVDVNAEAAGAQQNWWLLLLTLGLIVLFSQYLRDRSRAFSLFPVILGIAGAWLVATVLSVTGVYAPGSIGYVDLNAVASADPVYAIYPFMWGMPQFQTSFIVGMFAGVVASMVESFADYHAVARLSGVGAPSAKRINHGIGMEGLMNVFAGVMGTGGSTSYSENIGAIGLTGVASRYVVQIGAAVMLVVGFVGYFGQLIATIPDPIVGGLYIAMFGQIVAVGLSNLKYVDLDSSRNLFVIGLAIFAGMAVPAYMGAVGDATTFQQGLATVPVVGDVLATNAVGGTFYIIGTTNMAVGGVVALFLDNTIPGTPEERGLADWERIAEGNDDFQSAYDRFVRKDGGAAESAD, encoded by the coding sequence ATGGCTGAGCCGGAGGAGGAATCGTCGCTGGTCGAGTACGGTATCGAGGACCGACCGCCACGGTCGACGTCGGTCGTCCTCGGGGTCCAGCACTACCTCACGATGGTGGGGGCGAACATCGCGGTGCCGCTCATCCTGGCGAGCCTGATGGGGATGCCGGCGGACGTGACCGCGAAGTTCGTCGGGACGTTCTTCGTCGTCTCGGGGGTGGCGACGCTCGCCCAGACGACGTTCGGGAACCGCTACCCCATCGTCCAGGGGGCGCCGTTCTCGATGCTCGCGCCGGGCATCGCCATCGTCACGGCCGCACCCGTCCTCTCGGGGTTCCCCGACTGGCAGTCGAAGCTCCTCTTCCTCCAGGGCGCCATCATCGTCGCCGCGCTGGCCGAGGTGGCCGTCGGCTACCTCGGCATCGTCGGCCGGCTCCGGTCGTACATCTCGCCGGTCGTCGTCGCGCCCGTCGTGACGCTCATCGGGCTCTCGCTGTTCTCCGCGCCGCAGATCGTCGACGTGAACGCCGAGGCCGCCGGTGCCCAGCAGAACTGGTGGCTCCTCCTGCTCACCCTCGGCCTCATCGTCCTGTTCTCGCAGTACCTCAGGGACCGCAGCCGCGCGTTCAGCCTCTTCCCGGTCATCCTCGGCATCGCGGGGGCGTGGCTCGTCGCGACCGTCCTCTCGGTGACGGGCGTCTACGCCCCCGGGAGCATCGGCTACGTCGACCTGAACGCCGTCGCGAGCGCCGACCCCGTCTACGCCATCTACCCGTTCATGTGGGGGATGCCGCAGTTCCAGACCTCGTTCATCGTCGGGATGTTCGCGGGCGTCGTCGCCTCCATGGTCGAGAGCTTCGCGGACTACCACGCCGTCGCGCGGCTGTCGGGCGTCGGCGCGCCGAGCGCGAAGCGCATCAACCACGGCATCGGGATGGAGGGGCTGATGAACGTCTTCGCCGGCGTCATGGGGACCGGCGGCTCGACCTCCTACTCGGAGAACATCGGCGCCATCGGGCTGACCGGCGTCGCCTCGCGCTACGTCGTCCAGATCGGCGCGGCGGTGATGCTCGTCGTCGGCTTCGTCGGCTACTTCGGCCAACTCATCGCCACCATCCCCGACCCCATCGTCGGCGGCCTCTACATCGCCATGTTCGGGCAGATCGTCGCCGTCGGCCTCTCGAACCTGAAGTACGTCGACCTCGACTCCTCGCGGAACCTCTTCGTCATCGGCCTCGCCATCTTCGCCGGGATGGCCGTCCCCGCCTACATGGGCGCGGTCGGCGACGCGACGACGTTCCAGCAGGGGCTGGCGACCGTGCCAGTCGTCGGGGACGTCCTCGCGACGAACGCCGTCGGCGGGACGTTCTACATCATCGGGACGACGAACATGGCCGTCGGCGGCGTCGTGGCGCTGTTCCTCGACAACACTATCCCGGGGACGCCCGAGGAGCGCGGCCTCGCGGACTGGGAGCGCATCGCGGAGGGCAACGACGACTTCCAGTCGGCGTACGACCGCTTCGTCCGCAAGGACGGCGGGGCCGCCGAGAGCGCGGACTAG
- a CDS encoding NAD(P)-dependent alcohol dehydrogenase, with amino-acid sequence MQAARLHEYTEDMSEALSIDEVDAPQPTRSDHVVVDVQGAGWCQTDNHIIEGMWTDYVEQDLPMTLGHENAGTVVGVGEEVTTVSEGDRVICHPVLPCGKCRPCRLGEDMHCENLSFPGLTTDGGFAERLLTSERSVIPLPDGVDPVDIAPHADAGITAYHAVKKAVSQLVPGDYAVVVGVGGLGHIGLQCLDAMSAAQLIALDVKEEARELATELGADYTLDPENDDVPAEIDAITDGALATQVVDFVGRDPTLALAPDIVRGTGEHHVVGYGGHVHEPAQTLVNGEFSYVGTLVGQYTELQELMALVAQGDVDLHTSRYGLDDVNEVAERLEHGEIEGRAVIMPQE; translated from the coding sequence ATGCAAGCAGCCCGACTGCACGAGTACACCGAGGACATGAGCGAGGCGCTCTCCATCGACGAGGTGGACGCGCCCCAACCCACCCGTTCGGACCACGTCGTCGTCGACGTTCAGGGGGCGGGGTGGTGCCAGACGGACAACCACATCATCGAGGGGATGTGGACCGACTACGTCGAGCAGGACCTCCCGATGACGCTCGGCCACGAGAACGCCGGCACCGTCGTCGGGGTCGGTGAGGAGGTGACGACCGTCTCGGAGGGCGACCGGGTCATCTGTCACCCCGTCCTCCCCTGCGGGAAGTGTCGCCCCTGCCGCCTCGGCGAGGACATGCACTGCGAGAACCTCTCGTTCCCGGGGCTCACGACCGACGGCGGGTTCGCCGAGCGCCTGCTCACCTCCGAGCGCTCCGTCATCCCGCTGCCCGACGGGGTGGACCCGGTGGACATCGCGCCCCACGCCGACGCGGGCATCACGGCCTACCACGCGGTGAAGAAGGCCGTCTCGCAGCTCGTCCCCGGCGACTACGCCGTGGTGGTCGGCGTCGGCGGCCTCGGACACATCGGCCTGCAGTGCCTCGACGCGATGAGCGCCGCCCAGCTCATCGCCCTCGACGTGAAGGAGGAGGCGCGCGAGCTGGCGACGGAGCTCGGCGCGGACTACACGCTCGACCCCGAGAACGACGACGTCCCCGCCGAAATCGACGCCATCACCGACGGCGCGCTGGCGACGCAGGTGGTCGACTTCGTCGGGCGCGACCCGACGCTCGCGCTCGCACCGGACATCGTCCGCGGGACGGGCGAGCACCACGTCGTCGGCTACGGCGGCCACGTTCACGAACCCGCCCAGACGCTCGTCAACGGCGAGTTCTCCTACGTCGGCACGCTCGTCGGACAGTACACCGAGTTACAGGAGCTCATGGCGCTCGTCGCGCAGGGCGACGTCGACCTGCACACCTCGCGCTACGGGCTGGACGACGTCAACGAGGTGGCCGAGCGCCTCGAACACGGCGAGATAGAGGGGCGGGCGGTCATCATGCCCCAGGAGTAG
- a CDS encoding metal-sulfur cluster assembly factor, with the protein MSVDTPTTGRPAVVERLKRVTDPELDRSIVDLEYVERIEVDLPRVFVRFALPTAWCSPAFAWMMASDVREEVEELPGVGRVEVELVDHMHGEEITEGVNAGDPFESVFEDATEGVAAVRATLDAKARLARQYDAVEALSEAGLAPEQIADLRREDVTLDADADRAAVAVRDGALTVFAPREPLARVVEKATETGLVTSGEDRLFASPEGEPLTPSSFDLVQRRARLAKTNMGGQGTVCDGLRRARYGADD; encoded by the coding sequence ATGAGCGTCGACACTCCCACCACCGGCCGGCCGGCCGTCGTCGAGCGATTGAAGCGAGTTACGGACCCGGAGCTCGACCGCTCCATCGTCGACCTGGAGTACGTCGAGCGAATCGAGGTCGACCTCCCCCGGGTGTTCGTCCGGTTCGCCCTCCCGACGGCGTGGTGTTCGCCCGCCTTCGCGTGGATGATGGCGAGCGACGTCCGTGAGGAGGTCGAGGAACTCCCCGGCGTCGGACGCGTCGAGGTCGAACTCGTCGACCACATGCACGGGGAGGAGATAACCGAGGGCGTCAACGCCGGCGACCCCTTCGAGTCGGTGTTCGAGGACGCCACCGAGGGTGTCGCGGCCGTGCGGGCGACGCTCGACGCCAAGGCCCGCCTGGCGCGCCAGTACGACGCGGTCGAGGCACTCTCGGAGGCGGGCCTCGCCCCCGAGCAGATAGCCGACCTGCGACGCGAGGACGTGACGCTCGACGCGGACGCCGACCGGGCCGCGGTAGCGGTTCGTGACGGCGCGCTGACCGTCTTCGCGCCGCGCGAACCGCTCGCCCGCGTCGTCGAGAAGGCGACGGAGACCGGTCTCGTCACCTCGGGTGAGGACCGTCTGTTCGCCTCGCCGGAGGGCGAGCCCCTCACGCCGTCGTCGTTCGACCTCGTCCAGCGTCGGGCGCGGCTGGCGAAGACGAACATGGGCGGGCAGGGAACCGTCTGTGACGGGTTGCGGCGCGCGCGCTACGGCGCGGACGACTGA